GTTGGTCGGTCCAATCGACGTAGAAGGCGTTGGCGTTGAACATCACCTTGCCGTCCTGCCAGACCGAGCGGAACGAGAACTCGTAGTTGCTGGTGAACTCGGGATCGAAGCCGACGATGGAGGCGCGGCGTTGGTTGAAGGAAACGCCACCGGAGCGGTAGCCGCGGGTGTAACTGAGACCGGTGCTGATGTCGGGCGTCCAGTGGTAGGTGATGCCGGCGGAGGGCAACACGGTGTTGAAGGCGTCGTCGCCGAGGGCGGCGGCGGTGGCGTCGCCGGCGATGGCCTGGAGGGCGACGTTGGCCGGAGTGCCGGCGGGGATGCCGAGGGACGGGACGTCGATGAGGGCGTAGTTGTCGGGGAAACCCTGGAGCAGCAGGATGTTTTGCGCGGAATCGCGGTCGGCCTCCTCGCGGTCGAAACGCAGACCGGCGGAGAGGGTCCAGCGCTCGTTGGGTTCCCAATCGCCGTTGAGGTAGATGGCCTGGTTGGTGGTCTCGATGGAGGAATCGGACTGCACCGAAAGCAGCGCGCGGGCGCCGGTGGGCAGACCGAACACCTGGTCGAGCGGGGCGGGCACGGTGTAATAAAACGGTCCGTCGGAGTAGTAGCTGCGCAGACTCTCGGCGTAGTAGAGGCCGGTGAGCAGGGACCACGTGTCGCCCTTGGCGAGGAGGCGGATTTCCTGGGTGAGGGAGTCGTTGTCGTAGCCGTAGCCGTATTCGAGGTCTTCGGTGGGCGTGCGGTCGCCGTCGTAGAGGGTGTCGACGATCAGGTCGCTCCAGCCGGTGGTGGCGGTGAGCAACCAGCCGTTGGCGAACTCCTGGTTGATCTCGAGGGAGGCGAGCTTGCTCTCGGAATCGAACATCGCCGCGGTGTTTTCGTAGGCGAGCCGGTCGTAGAGCTCGTCGATCGTCGAGCCGTAGGCGTAGGCGCGGTTGTTGTTGGCGGAGTCGGTGTGGGCAAAGGTGGCGAGGGCGGAGAAGCCCTGCCAGGACTTGGGCTGGAGGAGGAGCTTGCCGCGCAGGGTGCGGTTCTCGGCGTATTCCCAGTCGTCCTCGTTGCGGGTGACGTTGGTGATCGAACCATCGGTGCTGCGGTCATCGACCGTGACGCGGAAGGCGAGCAGATCGGGCACGAGCGGACCGCCGGCGGCGAGGGCAAGTTGGTGGGTGTTGTTTTCGCCGTAGGTGGCGCGCAGGGCGCCGTCCCAATAAAAGGTCGGCGCGCGGGTGCGGGCGATGACGGCACCGGCGAGGGAGTTGCGACCCTGGGTGGTGGACTGTGGACCGCGCAGGATTTCCACCTGGTCCATGTCCCACACGGAGACGCCCTCGAAGCTATACATCTGCGCGTCCACGGTGGCGCCATCGACGAGCACGGTGGCCATGTCGCTGCCCTCGGAGAAGGTGAAGCCGGAGTTGGGAATGCCGCGGATGGTGAACCCCTGCGCGCTGGTGAAGGTGTTGGCGGTGCGGTTAAAGATCTCGGACATCTCCGTGTCGGTGGAGGCCTCGAGCTCGACCCCGCGGAGGGCGGCGACGCTGATCTGGGATTCCTGGAGCGTGCGGCCGAGTTTTTCGCCGGTGACCTCCAGGGCATCGAGGGTGAGGACCTCGGAATCGGTGGGCACCGTGGTTTGAGCAAAGCTGAGGACCGCGCCGGGTAGGACCAGCAACGAGAGCAGAATGGACTTAGACTTCATGACGGAAAGGAGAGGGCGTTGAAATTTCAGACTGGGACTCAGTCTCAATTGATTGGCAAAAAAGAGGGCTCACGGCGGTGTGAGGGTCGTGAGCCCGGAGAGTTGGAGGAGGCCTTGACTGGGCGAGGCGCCGGTGAACACCGCGTTGGCGGGGCTGGCGTCGGCGGTCCGAAGCGGTCAGGCCGGAGTGGCGTCGGCTTTGGCTTTGCGGCCGAAGAAGCGGCGCCAGCTGAGGGCGAAGCCGGTGTAGACGAGGAAACAGCCGGCGAGGCAGCCGACGGCGCCGATCGCCTGACCGATCCAGCCGAGCGCCTGGCCGGTGTGGAGGAAACGCAGCCAGCTGCGCCATTGGCGGCCGGTGCTTTGGTCGGCGAAGGTCTCGCGCTCGGTTACGGTGCCGGCGGTGCCGTCGACGGTGAGGGTGGTCGAGGCGGTGCGCGGCCAGTCGTGCGGCGTTTTGACGGAGACACGGGCTGTGTCACCGCGCACGGGCAGGCTGAGGCTGAGGGAGGTCCAGTCGGGGCTGGCGGCCGCGGCGGTGGTGAAGAAGGTGTCGAGGGCGACGGGGGCCGACGGGGCCTCCTGGGTAGAGGGAGCCGAGGCGGAGGCCGGCGGTCCCGGAGGGCCGCGGCGGGTGGGGGCTTCCTCACCGGCGAGGGTGTAGACCAGTTTGCCGGCCCATTGGTAGGAGATGACCATGCCGCTCACGGCCATGACGGTGATGGGAATGAGCATCCAAAAACCGAATACGTTGTGCCAGTTCCAGTCGCGGGCCTTGCCGGAAGCGCCGGTGAACCAGAGCGAGGGGCGCAGGGCGCGGCGGGCCCAGCGGCGCGGGAACCAGAGGTAGAGGCCGGTGACGGCGAGCACGACATAGGCGGCGTTGCTGGCGCCCGTAATGGCTTTGCCGATACCGCGGCTGTCACCGCTCTGGCCGAGCCAGCGGTGCCAGGCGACCATGGTGTGCATGAAGTCCTCCATGGCGCTGGAGCCGGGTTCGAGCACGGCGCCGGTGTAGGGATTGAGGTAATACGTCTCGCGGCGACCGACGCGCACGACGGCGGCATCGGCGGGGTCGGAGGAGAGAGCAAGGGTGGAGGCTTCAGTATCCGGGTGGGCGGCGCTGAAGGCGGCGAGCAGCGCTTCGGCGGAGAGCGGGGCGGTGTCGGCGGGCGGATCGACCCGGCGGGAATCGCGCTGCGACCAGTCGATGAGCTCCTGTTCAAAGGCGAGGGCGAGTCCGGTGAAGGACATCACAAAGATGATCACGCCGGCGACGATGCCGGCGCAAAGGTGGATCCAGAAGAGAACGGAGCGGAAACGTTTCACGATGAAGAAGACGGAGCGGTGGTGGCGCGTGTTTCGAGCCAAGGCAAGGGAACGGAAAAGTTGTGGCGAAGTGCGGCCAGAGCGTGGGCAGCGGGATCGTCGGCGTCGAGGGCACGCGGGCGGTCGAGATCGGCGCGGACGGCGGCCACGGCTTCGGCGGCGATCTCGCGAAACGCCGCTTCATCGCGAAAGGGCGCGGCGCCCGCGGTGGGATCGAGCGACTCGCGCAGGAACTCGAGCAGGAAGTGCGGTTGGTGGCGGCCGTAGGTGATCGCGCCGAGGCGGAAGAGGGTGGCGCCGAGTTCGGCGGCGGTGGGATGGTCGCGGGCGATCCAACGCGCGGTGAGGGCGAGGCCGGTTTCGAGGGTGTCGGTGAACGCGGCGAGGTCGTCGGCTTTGAGCACGGCTTCGCGCAGGAGCAGGTCGAGGCGGGTGGCTTCGAGGACGAGGCCGGCGGCGATCGGATCGGTGGCGGCGAGCGGGGCCAGCCAGTCCTGCAGACGGGCGACCAAGGGGGCGAGTTCGGCGTGGTGTTCGCGCAGGTGGTCGTCGTTGCCGAGGTGGGTGAGCACGAGGTTGAGCGCGGCGCCGGCGGCGTTGCGGCGAGCGGTGTCGCCGTGAGTGGCGTCGGTGAAGGCGGGCGTGAGCTGATCGATGGCGCGCTGGAAGGCGTGGCGAGCGGCCGGCAGGTGATCCTCGCGGAGCAGGAGGCGGCCGCGATTGGTCCAGAGGGCGCCCTGGTGGAGCCGGATCATCGACGTGAGCTCCAAGGTGGACAGGGCGGCGCTGGCGGCATCGTAGGCGGAGTGCGCGGCGGGGAAGTTGGCCGGACCGAGTTGCTGCAGCACGTTGCCGCGGTTGAGCCAGGAGAGGGCGAGCCAGCGCAGGGTGGCGGTGTCGCTGAGATCGGGGCCGGCGAGTTCGCGGGCGCGATCGTAGCAGTCCAACGCCAGCCGCAGGTCATCGCTCCGACCCGACGCGGCACAATGATGTCCGCGTTGCAGCCAGGCTTCGGCGTTGGCCGGGGGAACTGGAGGCGTGGACAACATGAGTGGCGCGCGGCGGGGGAGGCGTTTTACATCTCCGCCCAGCGGCGGAGGAGGTTGTGGTAAACGCCGGTGAGTTGGACGACGGACGGGTGGGAGGCCATGTCCTGGCCAAAACGCTGGATGGCGATGTCGAGGTCGAAGAGCATGGCGCGGTCGGTGTCGGAGCGCACCATGGACTGCAGCCAGAAGAAGGAGCAGAGGCGGGTGCCACGGGTGACGGGCGTGACTTGGTGCAGGCTGGTCGACGGGTAGAGGATCATGTGGCCGGCGGGGAGCTTCACGCTCTTGGAGCCGTAGGTGTCCTCGATGATGAGTTCACCGCCGTCGTATTCCTCGGGGCCGGCGAAGAAGAAGGTGCAGGACAAGTCGGTGCGCAGGCGTTGGCCGGTGCCGGGGACGGTGCGAATGGAACCGTCGACATGGGTGCCGAAGGTCTGGCCGCCGGCGTAGCGGTTGAACATGGGCGGCAGGATGTGCAGCGGCAGCGCAGCCGACATGAACAACGGGTTGGCGCCGAGCGCTTGGAGAAGGACGTTGCCGACCTCGACGGCGACCGGGTGCTCGGCGGGGAGCTGTTCGTTGTTTTTGACGCGGGCGCCCTGGTGGCCGGCGGAGACTTTGCCGTCGACCCAGTCGGCCGCCTCGAGCTTGGCGCGACAGTCGGCGAGGACGTCGGGCGGGAGAATGTCGGGAATGGCGAGAATCATGGCGGGATACGGGATACGGGATGCGGGATGCGCGATGCGGGATGCGGGATGTCGGGCGTGAAGCCGGACCCACATGGTGGTGCGATGCGGGGTCTTTATTCCTCTTTATCTTTCTCTTTCTCCCCATTGGGCGGGAGGCGGTCGGATTGCGATCGGCGGGGATAAAGAGAAAGATAAAGAGGAAAGAGAAAGAGCGGGTGCCGTGGGCGGTGTGGTTCTAAAACGAGTAGTAGGCGCTGAGGAGGACTTGGCGGGCTTGGCCGGGGATGTGGTGGCCGCCGCCGATGCGGTCGATGTAGTCCTCGTCGGTGAGATTGGTGCCGTTGAGACGCAGGGTGAGGGCGTCGTTGACGCGGTAGGAGGCCATGGCGCTGAACAGCCAGTAGTCGGGGATTTCGTCGGCGGTGGCCGAGGTGTTACGCGACACGCTGTCCATGTATTGGGTGCCGCCGCCGATGGAGAAGGCGTCGGTGATACGGTAGGTGCTCCAGAGGTTGAAGGAGGTGTGCGGGGTGAGACCGAGTTCCACGCCCTCGAGGTCGGCGGTGTTGGAGGCGAGGACTTCACTCTCCATCACGGAGAGGCCGGCGAAGACGTCCCAACGGCGGGTGATGCGGCCGGCGGCGGAGAGCTCGATGCCCTGCACGCGCTCACGACCGTCGAGGACGATGGGCGGGTCGTTGGGATCGATGCCGGGGGTGCGGGCGTTGGTCTTCTCGGTGAGGAAGAAGGCGGCGCCGAGCGAGAGGCGGCTGTTGAAGGTGTCCCATTTGACGCCGACCTCGTAGCTGTCGGTCTGCTCCGGATCGACGTCGGAGAGATCGGTGCGGCGGGAGGAGAGGCTGAGGCCTTCGGCGGACGGGTTGAAGGAGTTGGCGTAGCCGATGTAGAAGGAGGCGTTTTCTTGCGGCTTGTAGATGAAGCCGAGGCGGGTGCTCAGCTCTTCATCCTGGCGGGAAACGGAGGCGGAGGAGCCGTCGGTTTCGACGTTGGTTTGGGTGGCGTCGAAGATGTCGTAGCGGGCGCCGGCGAAGACCTGCCATTGTTGACCGGCGAAGACATTGTCGAAGGCGTAGAAGGAAACGGTTTCGCCCTCTCCCTGACCGTAGGCGCCGGTGCGGGTGATGTTGCCGTTGTAAGGATCGCGGGTGTTGGGGTTGAGCAGATCGGTCTCGGGCAGGACGGTGCCGTCGGCTTCGGCGCGGGCGTAGTTGCGCTCCTTTTCCTTGGCGTATTCGACGCCGGCGCTGATGGCGTGATTGATGGCGCCGGTGCGCAGCTCGGCGTTGAGGTGGGTCTGGTTGGCGAAGATCTCGTTGGTCTGGTCGCGGGACTTCCAATCGTCGCGGCGCACCATACCGTCGGTGGTGCGGGAGAGGCGCGGCGAGGTGTGGACGGAGTCGCGGTAGGTGTGGCCGTAGCGGGTGAGGTTGCGCAGGGTGAAACCGTCGCCCTGATGCTCGACGGTGAGGGTGGCGAGGTCCTGCTCGATGTTTTCGCGGTCGCGATCGCGCAGACCATACCAGTTGGAGGACGGCACATCGACGCCCTCCTCGAAGGCCTGACGCGGCAGACCGTAGTCGGGCACGTTGTCCTGCTCGAGGCGTTGGTAGGCGACGGTGACCTTGGTCGGGCCGTTGGTGCCGAACGCGTAGGACGGCGCGAGGCCCCAGGAGGAGTTTTTGACCACGTCACGGCCCGGGACGCCGGCGTCCTGCCACATGGCGTTGACGCGCAGGGCCTGGCCCTCGGCGGTGGGTTGGTTGAGGTCGAGGGTGGCGCGCTGGTAGTTGTCGGTGCCAACGACGGCGGACCCGGAACGGAAGGCGCGATCGTGGGGGGACTTGGTAACGAGATTGACGGAGCCGCCGGTGGAGCCGCGGCCGGCGGTGGAGGAGGAGGGGCCCTTGGCGACTTCGACCTGTTCGAGGTTGAAGGAATCGCGGGAGTAACCGCCGAGGTCGCGCACGCCGTCGACAAACATGTCGGTGCGGGCGGAGAAGCCGCGGATGGTCATCTGGTCGCCGGCCGGCGTGCCGCCCTCGCCGGCTTGGAAGGTGATGCCGGGAGAGTTGCGCAGGATGTCACGCAGGGACGTGGCGGCTTGCTCCTCCATGAGGCGCTGCGGGATGACGGTGACCGTCTGCGGGGTGTCGAGCAGGGGCGCGTTGAACTTGGGCGAGGAGAGCTGGCGCTCGCGCGAGCCCTCGACGGTGGTGGTGTCGAGGTGGACGACGTCGTCGTCATTGCCGGTGGCGATGGCGGTCTGGGCCAGCGCCGTGGTGGTGGCGCCGGAGGCGGCGAGCAGGGCGGCGACGGGCATGGCGCGGCGCGGCAGTTCGCGGGAGAAAGAGCAGGCGGGAGCGAGGGTCGATTGCATGGCGGGTAAGATGTGCAAGACGGAGGCGGAGATACGGAAATACGGAGAGGGTCGTCGGGGGGCGTCAGTGGGTCGGGGACGCGGCGGCGGATTCGGCAGCGAGGAGCCGATCGAGGGTGGGGCGCAGTTGGCGCGGATCGGTGAGGCGGACTTCCTGGCGGGTGCCGTCGGCGGTCGTGTGCCGGATCAGGAAAGTCGGCAGGGCGGTGATGCCGAGCTTGCGGGCGGCTTTCAAATCGGCCTGGGCGGCACGGCGGGCAGAGCCGTCGTGCAGGGCGGCGAGCATGGGCCCGCGGCCGGGCAGGTCGCCTTGTTCGACGGCGCCGAAGATGGCGCTGGGCGAGCGAGCGGCGTAGCTGAAGAGGAAGTCATTGATTTCCCAATACACGCCGGCGGCGTGGGCGGCGCGGGCGACCTCGAAGATGGTGAGGCGCGGGTTGCGATCGTCGGCATCGAGGCTGCGCCAGTGGACGCGGCCGGTGTCGATGTAGGCCTCCTGCATGAGCGGGAAGGCTTCGGACTGGAAGTCGTGGCAGTGGCCGCAGCGGAAGGAGCGCACGGCGATCACGCTGATGGGGGCGTCGGCCTGGCCGAGGCTCGGCAGATCGTCCGGCAGGACGGCGAGCGGCTCGGCGGCGGCGGTGGTGACGGAGAGCGCGGCCGTAGTGGCGGCGAGGATACACGCCGCGAGCAGGCGGGGAATGACGCGGGAACGGTTCAAGCGGCTCAGAACGTGTAAGTGGCGCTCATCCAGAGGCGGCGCGGTTCCTGGTGGTTGTTGAAGAGGTTCGTGTAAGCGACGGAGCCGTTGTTGTCGTAAGGACGGTAGTCGATGAAGTCCTTGTCGAAGAGGTTGGAAACGGTCGCGTTGAGGGTGATCTGGTCGGTCACGGTATAGGCGCCGCCGAGGTGGAAGAGGGTGTAGGCGCGGTAGTCGCCGTAGAGGTCGCGGGCGGCCCCGTCGCTGCGGAGGCGCTCGCTGCGGTATTCGCCGCTGATCCAGGCCGAGAAGCGCTCGCTGCCGTCCCAACGCAGGCGGGCGTTGAGCATGTGGCGCGGGGTGTTGGTGAGGGGCTGGCCGATGTCGGCGCCGCTCTTTTGCTCGCTGTCGGTGTAGGTGTAGTTGGCGGAGGCGGTCCAGTCGGTGGCGAAGCGAATGCGGCTGGAGAACTCGGCGCCCTGGGTGATGGCTTTGTCGATGTTGACGCTCTGGCTGTAGAGGTCGACGGCCGGCCAGTAGCCGTAGTCGACGCAGCCGGGGCGGTCGGGGCTACCGGCGAAGGAGCAGTTGAAGAGGCCCTCACCGGTGGCGATCTTGTCGTCAAAATCGTTGCGGAAGAAGGTCACGCCGGCGGAGAAGTTGGAGCTGGGAGCGTAGGCGAAACCGAGCTCGGTGGTGGTGCTGGTTTCGGGGGAAAGGGTGGGCGTGCCGATGAAGGGAATGGTGCCCTGACCGCGGAAGCCGGTGATGCCGTCGGCGAGTTGATCGAGGCGCGGAACTTTGAAGCCCTGGCTGATACCGGTGCGCACGGTCCAGGCGTCGGAGACGTTCCAGACGAGGTAGGCGCGCGGGCTGGTGTGTTCACCAAAGGCGCTGTGGTCATCGTGGCGGAAACCGAGGGTGAGGCGGAGGTCGGGACGAAGCAGCCACTCGTCTTCGGCGAAGAGGGCCCACTGGGTGTGGGTGTAGGGGGCGGGGGCGACGCCGTCGACCATCTCGGCATCCCACCACTGGCCGCCGACGGTGAGGGTGTGGGCGTCGCCGATCTGGGTGACATACTTGGAGTCGACGACGAGGTTGTCGTTGGTGAGTTCGCGCGGGTCCCCGGCTTGGGCGGTGGCGGTGTCGTCGGGCAGGATGCGACCGATCGTTTCGGTGTTGTTTTGCATCACGCTCGTTTCGAGTGAACCGTTGCCGTGGCGCCAGGTGTGAGCGGCGGTGACCTGGGTGCGATTGAAACGTTGTTCGGGGGCGTAGCCACGCACGCCGAGGGTGCCGAGTTGGCCTTCGGAGTTGTCGTAGGTCTGCTCGGAGCGGTCGTAGTCGATCCAGAAATCGTGCTCGGGCAGGGCGACGAGGGTGAGGCGGCCGCCGTAGGAATTGATGTCGGCTTCGACCGGGCTGGGACCGCGGCGGCTGACCTCGATGGCGTCGCCGTTCTCGTCGAAATACTCGAGCTCGGAGGCCATGCGGTGGTAGGCGGAGCCGCGCAGGGTGAGGCCGAGGACGTCGGGGATGACGGGGCCGCTGAGGTAGAGCTGGCCGGAAAGGGAGTCACCGAAGTCGCGGTTCTCCTGCAAGGTGCCGCCGGCGGTGATCGTGCCGTTCCAGGCGGCGTCGACGCGGCGGGTAATGATGTTGACCACGCCGCCCATGGCGTCGGAGCCGTAGAGGGTGGACATGGGGCCGCGCACGACCTCGATGCGTTCGATGGCGGCGGGCGGGGGGAGGAAGCTGGTGGAGGTGCCGCCGAAGCCGTTGGGGGTGACGTTGCCGGCGGCGTTTTGGCGGCGGCCGTCGACGAGGAAGAGGGTGTAGTCGCTCGGCATGCCGCGGATGGAGATGTCGAGGCCACCGGTCTTGCCGGCGGAGTCACCCACATCGATGCCCTCGATATCGGAGAGGGCCTCGGCAAGGTTGTTGACGCGGCGCTCGGTGAGCTCGGTGCGGGAGATCAGGCTGATGCTGGCGGGCGCGTTGCGGATCTGTTGCTCGAAGCCGGCGGCGGTGACGACAAATTGCTCGAGGGCGACGGCCGACTCTTCGGTCGTGTCGTCGGCGCGCAGTTCGATCGCGGCGGAGCCGGCGAGGGCGAGCGCAGCGAGGCGGGCGGCGGAGGAAGTGAGGGAGCGAAGGTGCATGGCAAGGCTGGAAAAGGCGTGGTGTTCGGTGGCGAGCAGAGGCGCCAAACGATGTCGTTTATGGGCGGCGCCGGTCGCAGAGACAGGTAGGCCGCCGGGCGACCAAACCCGGCGGCCAATGGACCGTGACCGACCCGCCTA
This portion of the Actomonas aquatica genome encodes:
- a CDS encoding TonB-dependent receptor — protein: MKSKSILLSLLVLPGAVLSFAQTTVPTDSEVLTLDALEVTGEKLGRTLQESQISVAALRGVELEASTDTEMSEIFNRTANTFTSAQGFTIRGIPNSGFTFSEGSDMATVLVDGATVDAQMYSFEGVSVWDMDQVEILRGPQSTTQGRNSLAGAVIARTRAPTFYWDGALRATYGENNTHQLALAAGGPLVPDLLAFRVTVDDRSTDGSITNVTRNEDDWEYAENRTLRGKLLLQPKSWQGFSALATFAHTDSANNNRAYAYGSTIDELYDRLAYENTAAMFDSESKLASLEINQEFANGWLLTATTGWSDLIVDTLYDGDRTPTEDLEYGYGYDNDSLTQEIRLLAKGDTWSLLTGLYYAESLRSYYSDGPFYYTVPAPLDQVFGLPTGARALLSVQSDSSIETTNQAIYLNGDWEPNERWTLSAGLRFDREEADRDSAQNILLLQGFPDNYALIDVPSLGIPAGTPANVALQAIAGDATAAALGDDAFNTVLPSAGITYHWTPDISTGLSYTRGYRSGGVSFNQRRASIVGFDPEFTSNYEFSFRSVWQDGKVMFNANAFYVDWTDQQVAVQLSSDVYDRQVENAGQSEYYGFEVELREDLGHGWSAYQSLGHTQTEFVEFTSTAGDYSGNAFPNSPQWTLSAGLSYQRAEGLFGNLAVSYVDDSFTAAENDPDFVLPARTLVNAKLGYRWGQWSAYVYAQNLFDEDYLDNLWSQSATLLGARPGAPRVAGVGIEAKF
- a CDS encoding PepSY-associated TM helix domain-containing protein, with protein sequence MKRFRSVLFWIHLCAGIVAGVIIFVMSFTGLALAFEQELIDWSQRDSRRVDPPADTAPLSAEALLAAFSAAHPDTEASTLALSSDPADAAVVRVGRRETYYLNPYTGAVLEPGSSAMEDFMHTMVAWHRWLGQSGDSRGIGKAITGASNAAYVVLAVTGLYLWFPRRWARRALRPSLWFTGASGKARDWNWHNVFGFWMLIPITVMAVSGMVISYQWAGKLVYTLAGEEAPTRRGPPGPPASASAPSTQEAPSAPVALDTFFTTAAAASPDWTSLSLSLPVRGDTARVSVKTPHDWPRTASTTLTVDGTAGTVTERETFADQSTGRQWRSWLRFLHTGQALGWIGQAIGAVGCLAGCFLVYTGFALSWRRFFGRKAKADATPA
- a CDS encoding Fe2+-dependent dioxygenase, with product MILAIPDILPPDVLADCRAKLEAADWVDGKVSAGHQGARVKNNEQLPAEHPVAVEVGNVLLQALGANPLFMSAALPLHILPPMFNRYAGGQTFGTHVDGSIRTVPGTGQRLRTDLSCTFFFAGPEEYDGGELIIEDTYGSKSVKLPAGHMILYPSTSLHQVTPVTRGTRLCSFFWLQSMVRSDTDRAMLFDLDIAIQRFGQDMASHPSVVQLTGVYHNLLRRWAEM
- a CDS encoding TonB-dependent receptor; translated protein: MQSTLAPACSFSRELPRRAMPVAALLAASGATTTALAQTAIATGNDDDVVHLDTTTVEGSRERQLSSPKFNAPLLDTPQTVTVIPQRLMEEQAATSLRDILRNSPGITFQAGEGGTPAGDQMTIRGFSARTDMFVDGVRDLGGYSRDSFNLEQVEVAKGPSSSTAGRGSTGGSVNLVTKSPHDRAFRSGSAVVGTDNYQRATLDLNQPTAEGQALRVNAMWQDAGVPGRDVVKNSSWGLAPSYAFGTNGPTKVTVAYQRLEQDNVPDYGLPRQAFEEGVDVPSSNWYGLRDRDRENIEQDLATLTVEHQGDGFTLRNLTRYGHTYRDSVHTSPRLSRTTDGMVRRDDWKSRDQTNEIFANQTHLNAELRTGAINHAISAGVEYAKEKERNYARAEADGTVLPETDLLNPNTRDPYNGNITRTGAYGQGEGETVSFYAFDNVFAGQQWQVFAGARYDIFDATQTNVETDGSSASVSRQDEELSTRLGFIYKPQENASFYIGYANSFNPSAEGLSLSSRRTDLSDVDPEQTDSYEVGVKWDTFNSRLSLGAAFFLTEKTNARTPGIDPNDPPIVLDGRERVQGIELSAAGRITRRWDVFAGLSVMESEVLASNTADLEGVELGLTPHTSFNLWSTYRITDAFSIGGGTQYMDSVSRNTSATADEIPDYWLFSAMASYRVNDALTLRLNGTNLTDEDYIDRIGGGHHIPGQARQVLLSAYYSF
- a CDS encoding thioredoxin domain-containing protein, whose amino-acid sequence is MNRSRVIPRLLAACILAATTAALSVTTAAAEPLAVLPDDLPSLGQADAPISVIAVRSFRCGHCHDFQSEAFPLMQEAYIDTGRVHWRSLDADDRNPRLTIFEVARAAHAAGVYWEINDFLFSYAARSPSAIFGAVEQGDLPGRGPMLAALHDGSARRAAQADLKAARKLGITALPTFLIRHTTADGTRQEVRLTDPRQLRPTLDRLLAAESAAASPTH
- a CDS encoding TonB-dependent receptor domain-containing protein; its protein translation is MHLRSLTSSAARLAALALAGSAAIELRADDTTEESAVALEQFVVTAAGFEQQIRNAPASISLISRTELTERRVNNLAEALSDIEGIDVGDSAGKTGGLDISIRGMPSDYTLFLVDGRRQNAAGNVTPNGFGGTSTSFLPPPAAIERIEVVRGPMSTLYGSDAMGGVVNIITRRVDAAWNGTITAGGTLQENRDFGDSLSGQLYLSGPVIPDVLGLTLRGSAYHRMASELEYFDENGDAIEVSRRGPSPVEADINSYGGRLTLVALPEHDFWIDYDRSEQTYDNSEGQLGTLGVRGYAPEQRFNRTQVTAAHTWRHGNGSLETSVMQNNTETIGRILPDDTATAQAGDPRELTNDNLVVDSKYVTQIGDAHTLTVGGQWWDAEMVDGVAPAPYTHTQWALFAEDEWLLRPDLRLTLGFRHDDHSAFGEHTSPRAYLVWNVSDAWTVRTGISQGFKVPRLDQLADGITGFRGQGTIPFIGTPTLSPETSTTTELGFAYAPSSNFSAGVTFFRNDFDDKIATGEGLFNCSFAGSPDRPGCVDYGYWPAVDLYSQSVNIDKAITQGAEFSSRIRFATDWTASANYTYTDSEQKSGADIGQPLTNTPRHMLNARLRWDGSERFSAWISGEYRSERLRSDGAARDLYGDYRAYTLFHLGGAYTVTDQITLNATVSNLFDKDFIDYRPYDNNGSVAYTNLFNNHQEPRRLWMSATYTF